From Candidatus Leptovillus gracilis, the proteins below share one genomic window:
- a CDS encoding AAA family ATPase produces the protein MSAGGTTNLLHGVMKLKTVCVGGHFAQAQASIQSDQFPGNVLRHTNDFRFFIANSFEKALRVVVQDQDIDLVFVDADFDPLPEITMLITQIREVRARLPVIVFTSAPDDRMRYLMREGAAWHFAKQSPRLEQLNEQIQQHVFSPVVWPDIFDRYANDAVKPRIEPGLSHSDLVALNDNPEERYIIKRLFASSDVVQIFRMDEGFSGSRIYRVKPANELRRILKIDVADRLEMIQEKQDTLIQPRLNQRLGQIQGKMVRGQHLAGACYALAGSRRDAMTLTQFLQDQNWLRKELIDGLLEQLQTSLEQLYVGSSDVELRYWAPLYSRVLPPHLTLADAMLVEHDGRHTAEMTLAASELNTLSSVPGSAKLQTIHQAVRGGEEPWMTLCGFEVAEIDTAHGVVYLHDDLLAKYPASPLLKSKNHPIVRFKVAFSESEWGVLTHPLIRRGKRICVRGRVVATQETILARNIAAITERPYNFQSDSFDLAGGQFIAPVTNVRCLLWEIGREDMIMPIPQISPVVHGDLNTTNVLVESGETDVSVWLIDFSDARPGHIYFDLAKLEVEFRTHVLFRLYKAMVDEGLWDTETAFKFSLLVEDVLWRGTDGDFGEFVSDLREYRPLWYDTLYAQFPLYSENLFYFLFSLRQMAKAHSPERFKYHYPVAVFFQSMAALKFAELENEPWYPWAKRLALCAGLVAGKQAVRGIQRPLEVNRILNALRTRSAFALVTIGSGEDQKYLLQWNANWDMFNLVGGRMDNTQGDRDSFARTIQRKLQEELGLQSPRDYRIVWEYKPLYQRQFSQRDFVFKDYEFHVFKIEFLPRHPLTREEYDWLAQRLSPERENVLVSRAEIERLRTLSDRQISATTRMILYELGEIKAEERDIPLSLEFKLANGRVVVTRGRAQLVGQLGNPRFADIVENVALEVLPSPTYETEKDSAVLPIGTINPGQDVPITIWLRPREKEAQVRLRATYYDARGHEHRQILESRVQFESQVRSAFHVDNPYVVGKPLTPASEALYMGREDVFRWIEENLIGKTQPHTLILYGQRRMGKTSTLYQLVGGHRGQNIREYPGYPIFPVYIDLQRLAGCETTEFFDRLSRDIARNLGQRQINVAPPAAWSSNASIYREFDDFLDKVEASLPENGLLVLVIDELEQLQVGIERGQLHQDILPYLRSLMQHRARMTFILVGTNQLVEEYWSIIFHVGISREIVPLTRDETERLIRDPVSPMIQYDDLAIDRIWLAARGHPYFSQLICHRLISATNLTGDRSKLISIADVRETFNRIIEEDDSHLLHLWSESSRDEQLVLAALSGGSDQAEESISRPEIISRLRDTNFADEELNQALKRLEQRRLVVRQPVERELQTRLPRPGGWQPTLISKDYTYSVSFDLLRGWIVSKRPLGSLLD, from the coding sequence ATGTCGGCTGGTGGAACGACAAATTTACTGCATGGCGTGATGAAGCTGAAAACCGTCTGTGTGGGGGGGCACTTTGCCCAGGCGCAGGCGTCCATCCAATCGGACCAGTTTCCAGGCAACGTGCTGCGCCACACCAACGATTTCCGTTTTTTTATAGCCAATTCCTTTGAAAAAGCGCTGCGGGTTGTTGTGCAAGACCAGGATATAGACCTGGTTTTTGTGGACGCTGACTTTGATCCGCTGCCGGAAATTACCATGCTGATCACCCAGATTCGGGAGGTGCGCGCCCGGCTGCCGGTGATTGTTTTTACCAGCGCCCCCGACGACCGGATGCGCTATCTGATGCGTGAAGGGGCGGCCTGGCATTTTGCCAAACAATCACCCAGGTTGGAGCAGTTGAACGAGCAGATTCAGCAGCATGTTTTTTCGCCGGTGGTCTGGCCGGATATTTTTGACCGGTATGCCAACGATGCCGTTAAGCCGCGTATTGAACCGGGGCTGAGTCATTCTGATCTGGTGGCGTTGAATGACAACCCGGAGGAACGCTACATTATCAAGCGCTTGTTCGCCAGCAGCGATGTGGTGCAGATTTTTCGGATGGATGAGGGGTTTAGTGGTTCGCGTATTTATCGGGTGAAACCGGCCAATGAACTGCGGCGCATCCTTAAAATTGATGTGGCCGACAGGCTGGAGATGATTCAAGAAAAGCAAGATACGCTGATCCAACCGCGCCTGAATCAGCGGTTGGGGCAGATTCAGGGCAAGATGGTGCGCGGGCAGCATCTTGCGGGCGCCTGTTACGCTCTGGCCGGTTCGCGGCGCGACGCGATGACGCTGACTCAATTTTTGCAGGACCAAAACTGGCTGCGCAAAGAGTTGATTGATGGGCTGCTGGAACAACTTCAGACCAGTCTGGAGCAGTTATATGTGGGCAGCAGTGACGTGGAGCTGCGCTATTGGGCGCCGTTGTATTCGCGGGTGCTGCCGCCGCACCTGACGCTGGCGGATGCGATGCTGGTAGAGCATGACGGCCGTCATACCGCAGAAATGACGCTCGCCGCCTCAGAACTCAACACACTCTCCTCTGTGCCGGGCAGCGCTAAATTGCAGACCATCCACCAGGCCGTCCGCGGCGGCGAAGAACCGTGGATGACGTTGTGCGGCTTTGAAGTGGCCGAGATAGACACCGCGCATGGGGTGGTGTATTTGCACGACGATTTGCTGGCGAAGTACCCGGCATCGCCATTGCTCAAGAGCAAAAATCATCCGATTGTGCGCTTCAAGGTTGCCTTTTCGGAATCGGAATGGGGCGTATTGACTCATCCGCTGATCCGCCGGGGCAAGCGGATTTGCGTTCGCGGCCGGGTGGTGGCTACCCAGGAGACGATTTTGGCGCGCAACATTGCGGCGATTACGGAACGGCCGTACAACTTTCAATCCGACAGCTTCGACCTGGCTGGCGGCCAATTTATTGCGCCCGTCACCAACGTGCGCTGCCTGTTGTGGGAAATCGGCCGGGAGGACATGATCATGCCCATTCCGCAGATTTCGCCGGTGGTGCATGGCGACCTGAATACCACCAATGTGTTGGTAGAATCTGGCGAAACGGATGTTTCCGTCTGGCTGATTGACTTTTCCGACGCCCGGCCCGGCCATATCTATTTTGACCTGGCTAAGTTGGAAGTTGAATTTCGCACCCACGTTTTGTTCCGTCTGTATAAAGCTATGGTGGACGAAGGTCTGTGGGATACGGAGACAGCGTTTAAGTTCTCTCTGCTGGTAGAGGATGTTCTCTGGCGGGGCACAGATGGCGACTTTGGCGAATTTGTCAGCGATTTGCGTGAGTATCGGCCGCTGTGGTATGACACCTTGTACGCGCAGTTTCCCCTTTATTCAGAGAACCTGTTTTACTTTTTGTTCTCGCTGCGCCAGATGGCCAAAGCGCATAGTCCTGAGCGTTTTAAGTATCATTATCCCGTTGCGGTTTTTTTTCAGAGTATGGCCGCCCTCAAATTTGCGGAATTGGAGAATGAACCCTGGTATCCCTGGGCCAAACGCCTGGCGCTGTGCGCCGGTCTGGTGGCCGGTAAACAGGCGGTGCGGGGGATTCAACGGCCGTTAGAAGTCAATCGCATCCTCAACGCCCTACGCACCCGCAGCGCCTTTGCCCTCGTCACCATTGGCAGCGGTGAGGACCAGAAGTATTTGCTGCAATGGAATGCCAACTGGGATATGTTCAACCTGGTGGGCGGCCGTATGGACAACACGCAGGGCGACCGCGACTCCTTTGCTCGTACTATCCAACGCAAACTACAGGAAGAATTAGGGCTGCAAAGTCCGCGTGATTACCGGATTGTCTGGGAGTATAAACCGCTGTACCAACGCCAGTTTTCGCAGCGTGATTTTGTGTTTAAAGATTATGAATTTCACGTGTTCAAAATTGAGTTTTTGCCCCGGCATCCGCTGACGCGCGAGGAATATGATTGGCTGGCGCAGCGGCTTTCGCCGGAACGGGAGAATGTGTTGGTGTCCCGCGCCGAGATAGAACGGCTGCGCACATTGTCTGACCGGCAAATCTCGGCCACGACGCGCATGATTTTGTACGAGTTGGGCGAAATCAAGGCTGAAGAGCGCGACATACCGTTGTCGTTGGAGTTTAAGCTGGCAAACGGCCGTGTCGTCGTCACTCGTGGTCGGGCGCAGCTTGTGGGGCAGTTGGGCAACCCCCGGTTTGCCGATATCGTCGAAAACGTCGCCCTGGAAGTGCTGCCTTCTCCCACTTACGAAACCGAAAAAGATTCGGCCGTGCTGCCCATCGGAACCATTAACCCAGGGCAAGATGTGCCTATCACCATCTGGCTGCGCCCCCGCGAGAAAGAGGCGCAGGTGCGGCTGCGCGCCACCTATTACGACGCCCGCGGCCACGAACACCGGCAAATCCTGGAAAGCCGGGTCCAATTCGAGTCTCAAGTGCGTTCCGCTTTTCACGTAGACAATCCTTACGTGGTTGGCAAACCACTCACCCCCGCCTCAGAAGCATTGTACATGGGGCGTGAAGACGTCTTTCGCTGGATCGAAGAAAATCTGATCGGCAAAACGCAACCGCACACTCTGATCCTCTACGGGCAGCGGCGCATGGGCAAAACTTCCACACTCTATCAATTGGTCGGTGGTCATCGCGGCCAGAACATCCGCGAATATCCCGGTTATCCGATTTTTCCTGTCTACATTGATCTACAACGGCTGGCCGGCTGTGAGACAACCGAGTTTTTCGACCGACTCAGCCGCGACATTGCCCGCAACCTGGGCCAACGGCAGATCAACGTTGCGCCGCCAGCGGCCTGGTCGTCCAATGCCTCGATCTATCGCGAATTTGATGATTTTCTGGACAAAGTGGAGGCCAGCCTGCCGGAAAATGGATTGCTGGTCTTGGTGATAGACGAGTTGGAGCAGTTGCAGGTGGGCATAGAACGAGGCCAACTGCATCAGGATATACTGCCTTACCTGCGCTCGTTGATGCAGCACCGCGCCCGCATGACCTTTATTCTGGTGGGCACAAACCAGTTGGTTGAGGAGTATTGGAGCATCATTTTTCATGTGGGCATCAGCCGGGAGATTGTGCCGTTAACCCGCGACGAGACAGAGCGCCTCATTCGTGACCCGGTTTCACCGATGATTCAATATGACGACCTGGCGATTGACCGCATCTGGTTGGCGGCGCGCGGCCATCCTTATTTTAGCCAGCTTATTTGCCACCGGCTGATCAGCGCCACGAACCTGACCGGTGACCGCAGTAAGTTGATTTCTATCGCCGATGTGCGCGAGACGTTTAACCGTATTATTGAGGAAGATGACAGCCACCTGCTGCACTTGTGGAGCGAGTCTTCGCGGGACGAGCAGTTGGTTCTGGCGGCTTTGTCTGGCGGCTCGGATCAGGCAGAGGAATCTATTTCCCGGCCAGAAATTATCTCCCGGCTGCGCGACACGAATTTTGCCGACGAGGAGTTGAACCAGGCCTTGAAGCGATTGGAGCAGCGACGGTTGGTGGTGCGCCAGCCGGTGGAACGGGAGCTGCAAACGCGGCTGCCGCGCCCCGGCGGCTGGCAGCCGACGCTGATCAGCAAAGATTATACCTATTCGGTGTCGTTTGATTTGCTGCGTGGCTGGATTGTGAGTAAACGGCCGTTAGGCTCGCTGTTAGACTGA
- a CDS encoding AAA family ATPase — translation MLTYIVGHPIKRSEDFYGRNRQTARFFEIVAGTQAQSLSVLGVRRAGKTSFLQYVSHWEIMGRYVPNPRDYVMVFIDMSFCKTPANFYARLLNKLNQSLSGTKPLNFWQPTADEVTLYDIEALLCQYPHRRIILLLDEFDHIRTGAFNEDFLAELRAMTGMLEYELACVTASYWNLYQLGQHIGLPPTSPFYNIFYPTPLYLPGLELADVELLIRQPAAQTGLLYADAEIADIHALAGSLPFFIQAAAARWYETRLYGLPPTFNELLPQLVTSLAPYCDQWWRDLSRSERMFLHNLAMRTAVSDSHHHSYERNTARQRLHAYGLIVPGRDGWAVNGAVFAEWIRQFGDMEDNGVVEETAVSPAINLTQLRHLLNDHFNHDELRTLCFDLNLDYEALPGESKGGKVRELLAYMQRREQGLERLITAVRRERGQIV, via the coding sequence ATGTTAACCTACATTGTCGGCCATCCGATTAAACGGTCGGAAGATTTTTACGGCCGTAACCGCCAAACCGCCCGTTTTTTTGAAATCGTCGCCGGAACGCAGGCCCAATCGCTCAGCGTTTTGGGAGTGCGCCGCGCCGGCAAAACCTCTTTCCTGCAATACGTCTCCCATTGGGAAATCATGGGGCGCTATGTGCCCAATCCACGCGACTACGTGATGGTCTTCATAGACATGTCTTTTTGCAAGACGCCGGCCAATTTTTATGCCCGCTTGCTAAACAAGCTCAACCAGTCGCTTAGCGGTACAAAACCGCTGAATTTCTGGCAGCCAACAGCCGACGAAGTTACCCTGTACGACATTGAAGCCCTGTTGTGCCAATACCCGCACCGGCGCATCATCTTGCTGTTGGACGAATTTGACCATATTCGCACCGGCGCGTTTAACGAGGATTTCCTGGCCGAACTGCGGGCGATGACCGGGATGTTGGAGTATGAATTGGCCTGCGTCACCGCCTCTTATTGGAACTTGTATCAATTAGGCCAACACATCGGCCTGCCGCCAACATCGCCGTTCTATAACATTTTTTATCCCACGCCCCTCTACCTGCCCGGCCTGGAATTGGCCGATGTGGAACTGCTCATTCGTCAACCGGCGGCGCAGACGGGGTTGTTGTACGCCGACGCCGAAATTGCCGACATCCATGCTCTGGCCGGTTCGCTGCCGTTTTTTATCCAGGCGGCGGCTGCTAGATGGTACGAGACCAGGTTGTATGGCCTGCCGCCCACGTTCAATGAGTTGCTGCCCCAATTGGTGACTTCCCTGGCGCCCTATTGCGACCAATGGTGGCGCGATTTGTCCCGCAGCGAGCGGATGTTTTTGCATAACCTGGCGATGCGCACGGCCGTTAGCGATTCCCACCACCATTCCTATGAGCGCAATACCGCCCGCCAGCGGCTGCACGCTTATGGCCTGATTGTGCCCGGTCGGGATGGCTGGGCAGTGAATGGCGCGGTCTTTGCCGAGTGGATACGCCAGTTTGGCGACATGGAAGACAATGGGGTGGTGGAGGAAACGGCCGTTTCCCCGGCCATCAACCTGACCCAACTGCGTCACTTACTCAACGACCACTTTAACCACGACGAACTGCGCACCCTCTGTTTTGACCTGAATCTGGATTACGAAGCGCTGCCTGGCGAAAGCAAAGGCGGTAAAGTGCGCGAACTGCTGGCCTACATGCAGCGCCGTGAACAAGGGCTTGAGCGTCTGATTACGGCCGTTCGCCGCGAGCGTGGGCAGATCGTGTAG
- a CDS encoding glycosyltransferase family 39 protein, producing MRQHAAVGIILLFYLVVGALYALNTPNWQAPDEPAHYNVVRQLANGRLPIIQPGDYDQALIGQVLSAKPPFPPEISLEPMSYEDWQPPLYYLLQTPVFMLSGGSLMALRLVSLLLGAGVVLLAYGLAWRLFAGQTWLALTTAVFVAFLPQHLAMMASVNNDALAELLIAAILFVLVGWVENEKPAAANEEQRTLLTLGLLLGLGYLTKGTVYPLTAVVGLTLLRRYWGRWGALLRAGLWLAAPAGLLGLLWWVRNVAVYGGLDVLGKAAHDAVVVGQPRTAEWVASMGRPAVVRAFIATTFNSFWGQFGWMAAPLDGRLYRLLWLFTAVWSVGLALALWRWWDKKRPSATAVLILFGTFLLSLAVHVVYNFTFVQHQGRYLFPALLPIGVGVSVGLAVWLRPFIRRWPPLRFALPLGLGLAMLALSLFALFRVVIPYL from the coding sequence ATGCGTCAACATGCAGCGGTAGGCATCATTCTGCTCTTCTATCTGGTGGTGGGGGCGCTGTACGCCTTGAACACCCCAAATTGGCAGGCCCCTGACGAACCGGCCCATTACAACGTTGTGCGGCAGTTGGCAAACGGCCGTCTGCCCATCATCCAACCTGGCGACTACGACCAGGCACTCATTGGGCAGGTCCTCTCCGCCAAACCCCCCTTTCCGCCGGAAATTTCCCTGGAACCCATGTCTTATGAAGATTGGCAGCCGCCGCTCTATTACCTGCTCCAGACGCCTGTTTTTATGCTCTCCGGCGGCTCGTTAATGGCGCTGCGGCTGGTATCGCTGCTCCTGGGCGCGGGCGTGGTGCTGCTGGCCTATGGCCTGGCCTGGCGGCTGTTTGCCGGGCAAACCTGGCTGGCGTTGACGACGGCCGTTTTTGTCGCATTTCTGCCGCAGCACCTGGCGATGATGGCGTCTGTCAACAACGACGCCCTGGCGGAACTGCTGATCGCCGCCATTTTGTTTGTCCTGGTAGGTTGGGTAGAGAACGAGAAACCGGCAGCGGCGAACGAGGAACAAAGGACGCTGCTGACGTTGGGGCTGTTGCTGGGTCTGGGGTATCTGACAAAGGGCACGGTGTATCCGCTGACGGCCGTTGTCGGGTTGACGCTGTTGAGGCGTTATTGGGGGCGCTGGGGCGCACTGCTGCGCGCCGGGCTGTGGCTGGCTGCGCCGGCCGGGTTGTTGGGGCTGCTCTGGTGGGTGCGCAATGTGGCCGTTTATGGCGGGCTGGATGTATTAGGCAAAGCGGCCCATGACGCGGTTGTTGTCGGCCAGCCGCGCACGGCCGAATGGGTTGCCAGCATGGGTCGCCCGGCTGTGGTCCGCGCCTTCATTGCCACGACCTTCAACAGCTTTTGGGGCCAGTTTGGCTGGATGGCTGCGCCGTTGGACGGCCGTCTCTACCGGCTGTTGTGGCTGTTTACGGCCGTGTGGAGCGTGGGGCTGGCGCTGGCTCTGTGGCGTTGGTGGGACAAAAAACGGCCGTCAGCGACGGCCGTACTCATCCTATTCGGTACATTTCTATTGTCCCTGGCCGTGCATGTGGTCTACAACTTCACCTTTGTGCAGCACCAGGGACGTTACCTCTTTCCGGCGCTGCTGCCCATTGGTGTGGGCGTGAGTGTGGGGTTGGCGGTCTGGTTACGGCCGTTCATCCGCCGCTGGCCGCCGCTGCGGTTTGCCCTGCCCCTGGGCCTGGGCCTGGCAATGCTTGCCCTCTCCCTGTTTGCCCTGTTTCGTGTCGTCATCCCCTACTTGTAA
- a CDS encoding polyphosphate kinase 2 family protein, translating into MDPNTFIAPPGQAIRLADHDSGFTGHFSHKKEAEKQLADDLKRLQSLQDVFYAQDNYSLLIILQAPDAAGKDGAIKHVMSGVNPQGCQVFSFKKPSDEELDHDFLWRCMIRLPERGRFGIFNRSYYEEVLVVRVHPAILDGQKLPPSRRGPDVWQNRFEDINHFEKYLVRNGIIILKFFLHLSKEEQKKRFLSRIETPEKNWKFSTADTKERGHWDAYQAAYEDCFSHTSTEWAPWHIIPADHKWFTRAAIADVIVSKLESLNLAYPTLSEAQQANLQQARQALLSEA; encoded by the coding sequence ATGGACCCAAACACATTTATCGCTCCCCCAGGTCAGGCCATTCGCCTGGCCGACCATGACTCCGGCTTCACCGGCCACTTCAGCCACAAAAAGGAAGCTGAAAAGCAGTTAGCCGACGACCTAAAACGACTTCAGTCGCTGCAAGATGTGTTTTACGCACAGGACAATTACTCCCTGCTCATCATCTTGCAAGCGCCAGACGCGGCCGGGAAAGATGGGGCGATCAAACACGTCATGTCTGGCGTGAATCCTCAGGGCTGCCAGGTGTTCAGCTTCAAAAAACCATCCGACGAAGAGCTGGACCACGATTTCCTCTGGCGCTGCATGATTCGTCTGCCAGAACGCGGCCGTTTCGGCATCTTTAACCGCTCTTATTACGAGGAGGTTCTGGTGGTGCGCGTCCATCCGGCCATCCTGGACGGGCAGAAGCTGCCGCCCTCGCGCCGGGGGCCAGACGTGTGGCAAAATCGCTTTGAAGACATCAATCATTTTGAGAAATACCTGGTGCGTAACGGCATCATCATCCTGAAATTTTTCTTGCACCTGTCTAAAGAAGAGCAGAAAAAACGCTTTCTGTCGCGGATCGAAACACCGGAGAAGAATTGGAAGTTTTCGACGGCCGATACCAAAGAGCGAGGCCATTGGGATGCTTACCAGGCGGCTTATGAGGATTGTTTTAGCCATACCAGCACGGAATGGGCGCCCTGGCACATCATCCCGGCCGACCATAAGTGGTTTACACGGGCGGCCATCGCCGATGTGATTGTCAGCAAATTGGAATCGTTAAATCTGGCCTATCCGACGCTGAGCGAAGCGCAGCAGGCGAATTTGCAGCAGGCGCGGCAGGCGCTGCTCAGCGAGGCATAA
- a CDS encoding MBL fold metallo-hydrolase, producing the protein MEITWYGLSCFRIADRKHATVITDPYDSSLGLPTLKIKGDVITVSHDAKGHNNPEVIGGYQHVLTGPGEYEIGNVFITGIALPGETKSSQNVIYVFDFDGLTVAHLGDMQKVPSQTQIEALEEVRVLLLPVGGGKSLNAAQASELVSMLEPNIVVPMHYQIPNLTIELDGVERFLKEMGVTEPKEESVLKISATSLPEETEIILLTPRS; encoded by the coding sequence ATGGAAATTACGTGGTACGGACTTAGCTGCTTTCGCATTGCCGATAGAAAACACGCAACGGTCATCACTGACCCCTATGATTCAAGCCTGGGGCTGCCCACACTGAAAATAAAAGGCGATGTTATCACAGTCAGCCATGACGCCAAAGGGCATAATAACCCGGAAGTCATTGGCGGCTATCAACATGTGCTGACGGGTCCTGGCGAGTATGAAATTGGCAACGTATTTATCACCGGCATTGCCCTGCCCGGCGAGACCAAATCCAGCCAAAACGTGATTTACGTGTTTGATTTTGACGGGCTGACAGTTGCCCATCTGGGCGATATGCAAAAAGTGCCCTCACAGACGCAAATCGAAGCGCTGGAAGAAGTGCGGGTGCTGCTTTTGCCCGTTGGCGGAGGCAAAAGCCTGAACGCGGCCCAGGCTTCTGAGCTGGTATCTATGTTGGAGCCGAATATCGTGGTCCCCATGCACTACCAGATACCCAATCTAACGATTGAGTTGGATGGCGTAGAACGTTTCTTGAAGGAAATGGGCGTTACGGAACCGAAAGAGGAAAGCGTCCTCAAAATTTCGGCGACTTCGCTGCCCGAAGAGACAGAAATTATCTTGCTGACGCCCCGATCATAG
- a CDS encoding FmdB family transcriptional regulator, translating to MPIYMYRCKECDHEFEVRQRMTDEPLSACPVCQGEIRRVVNTVGVVFKGKGFYVTDNRSGQNASLTAGSKADKAEKSAAADSSSGGENRESSESKSGESSSAKETKPEKAPATAV from the coding sequence ATGCCGATTTACATGTATCGCTGCAAAGAGTGTGACCATGAGTTTGAAGTTCGCCAGCGGATGACGGATGAACCGCTGTCTGCCTGCCCTGTGTGCCAGGGAGAGATACGGCGGGTTGTGAATACTGTTGGTGTTGTGTTTAAGGGTAAAGGTTTTTACGTCACCGATAACCGGTCCGGCCAGAACGCCAGCCTGACGGCCGGCTCTAAGGCTGATAAAGCGGAAAAAAGTGCGGCAGCGGACAGCAGCAGTGGTGGTGAAAACCGGGAAAGCAGTGAAAGCAAGTCAGGCGAAAGCAGCAGCGCCAAAGAAACAAAGCCAGAAAAAGCGCCAGCAACGGCCGTCTAG
- a CDS encoding PH domain-containing protein, with protein MSILETHAKVKAQIWQAIDNSDIDVSGINAATLSALVDLAAGSALSALDEEMNLELQKEEKPAVDTAVVPDVLSDDKEDILWEGRPFLSISLHYIITDERIRITSGVLGRARENIELVRIQDVDYKQTMSERMINIGDISIRSHDPSHPYAELKNIKDPEAVYEILRRAVLHARKRHGFTYREEM; from the coding sequence ATGTCTATTCTGGAAACACATGCCAAAGTCAAAGCCCAAATATGGCAGGCCATTGACAATTCAGACATTGACGTAAGCGGGATTAACGCCGCAACGTTGTCCGCGCTGGTGGATTTAGCTGCGGGGTCGGCTTTGTCGGCGTTGGATGAAGAGATGAATTTGGAGCTGCAAAAAGAGGAGAAACCGGCGGTGGATACGGCCGTTGTCCCCGATGTATTAAGCGACGACAAGGAAGACATTCTCTGGGAAGGCCGTCCCTTCTTGTCTATCTCGCTTCATTACATCATCACCGATGAACGGATTCGTATCACTTCTGGCGTGTTGGGCAGAGCGCGGGAAAACATTGAACTGGTGCGCATTCAAGACGTGGATTACAAACAAACCATGTCTGAACGCATGATCAACATCGGCGATATTTCCATTCGCAGCCATGACCCCAGCCACCCATACGCCGAACTCAAGAATATTAAAGACCCAGAAGCCGTTTATGAGATTCTGCGCCGCGCCGTGCTGCACGCGCGCAAACGACATGGCTTTACCTATCGGGAAGAGATGTAA
- a CDS encoding 1-acyl-sn-glycerol-3-phosphate acyltransferase → MLFRYRLVRLVMQGVRLLLLTRIQVTGRENIPAGGAYMVVLNHTSVVDTPVLLMTFPVQKWRFFAVEKWRSHPVFGPIMAWLGAIYINRGEADRESLRLAMAAIESGTVFGLAPEGTRSFSGELMAAKDGAAFLASRCGVPILPVGLVNCDRVFGNFKQLRSTTLEVRIGEPFTLPTNGQRVRARELPASTHFIMIHIAALLPEAYRGYYADSPALAAMLAGEDAWPHCEAETAV, encoded by the coding sequence ATGCTTTTTCGTTATCGCCTTGTGCGCCTGGTCATGCAAGGGGTGCGTCTGCTTTTGCTGACGCGCATTCAAGTGACCGGGCGGGAAAACATTCCGGCTGGGGGAGCCTATATGGTTGTCCTCAACCATACCAGCGTGGTAGACACGCCGGTGCTGCTGATGACGTTTCCGGTGCAAAAGTGGCGCTTCTTCGCCGTGGAAAAATGGCGATCCCATCCTGTTTTTGGGCCGATTATGGCCTGGTTGGGCGCCATTTATATCAATCGTGGTGAGGCGGATCGGGAATCGCTGCGTCTGGCGATGGCGGCGATTGAGTCTGGCACAGTGTTTGGCCTGGCTCCAGAAGGCACGCGCAGTTTTTCCGGGGAATTGATGGCCGCCAAAGATGGCGCGGCATTTTTAGCCAGCCGCTGCGGCGTGCCGATTTTACCGGTTGGTCTGGTGAATTGTGATCGCGTGTTTGGCAACTTCAAGCAGCTCCGCTCCACCACGTTGGAGGTGCGCATTGGTGAACCCTTTACTTTGCCGACAAACGGGCAGCGGGTGCGGGCCAGGGAACTGCCTGCTTCCACCCATTTTATTATGATTCACATTGCCGCTTTGCTGCCGGAGGCGTATCGTGGTTATTATGCCGACAGCCCGGCGCTGGCCGCAATGTTGGCCGGGGAAGACGCCTGGCCGCATTGTGAAGCGGAAACGGCCGTCTAA